The genomic window AGCGGATCGGCCTGGCGACCGGGGTCACCTGCCCGACGGTCCGCTATCACCCAGCGATCATCGCGCAGGCCGCGGCGACGCTGGCGCTGGTCTCCGATGGACGCTTCACCCTCGGTATCGGCTCCGGCGAGCGGCTCAACGAGCACGTGGTGGCGAAGGAATTCCCGGATGTGCGCATCCGGCAGGAAATGCTGCGTGAGGCGCTGGAGATCATTCGATTGCTGTGGCGCGGCGGATACCAGTCCTACGACGGGCGTCACCTGTCGCTGTCGGACGCACGTGTCTTCGACCTACCCGACCAACTGCCGGTGATCGCCGTCGCCGCCAGTGGTCCGCCCTCGGCCCGAATCGCCGCCGAACTCGGCGACGGACTGTTCGCCACCGAACCGAAAGCCGACATCGTCGATCGGTACCGCGCGGCCGGCGGCGCCGGGCCCCGCTACGCGGAGGTCCCCATGGCCTGGGCCCCGGACGAACAGACCGCCGCGAAGGCCGTACACGAAACCACCCGCTGGGCACTGACCGGCTGGAAGGTGATGAGCGAACTCCCCAACCCCGTCAATTTCGATGCCGCCTCCCGCACCGTCCGCATCGATGACATCTTCGAGCAGTTCGCCTGCGGCCCCGACCCGGACCGCTACATCGAGGTCGCCCAACAATTCGTCGACGCGGGCTTCGACCACCTGGTCATGCAGAACGCGGGCCCGGACCCCGACGGCTTCATCGACTTCTTCCAGCAAGACCTGGAACCCCGGATCCGCCAGCTCACGCCCCGAAAGACGGTGAACGCCTGACGGTCATCGCGGAGCGCTGATATCTCCGAATCTCCTTGGCCGCAATCGGGGGGCGGGGGTGGGTGGGGTTTGTTCAGGGGTGGGGCGGGTAGGCAGCATAGACAAGGCAATGGTGGTCGATACGACCACAGAAGGCCTGGTCAGCCGGCAGATGGCTGATCTTGCAGGCCTGGCATGACAACTGCCTACCCACACCATCTCGGAGGGGTGGAGCCATGAGGCACGTAATGAGATATCTCTTCTTCGCGATCTTGATCGTTGCGCTGGGCGTGTTCGGCGCGGGTGCCGCGACATCAACGCTGGTCGGCACGCCACAGACGAACTCCGTCGAATCGATCGGACCCGCTAACGGCGCGGTGGTGGGTGTTGCCCACCCGGTGACCATCCGATTCGCCGCTCCGGTCGCCGATCGGGCCGCCGCGGAGCAGACCATCGACATCAAGGCCGCGGAACCACTGAACGGCACTTTCGCCTGGACGAGTGATCGGGAGGCGGTGTGGACGCCGACCGGCTTCCTGCCCGCCAACGCCAACATCACCGTCGGCGTGGGTAACACCCGCACCCAATTCCATACCAACGTAGGCGTTTTCGGTGACGCCAACATGTCGACGCACACCTTTACCCTGACCGTCGGCGGCATCCCGAGGACGATGCCCGCCTCCATGGGTAAGCCGGGTTACGAAACTCCGTCGGGCAATTTCCCCGTGCTGGAGAAGGCCCGCTCCGTCGTCTTCGACTCACGGACCATCGGCATCCCGCTGAGCTCCCCCGAGGGCTATGTGATCAACGGTGAATTCGCCGAACGCCTTACCTGGGGTGGCGTTTTCATCCACTCCGCCCCGTGGTCGGTCGAGGACCAGGGCCGGGCGAACGTCAGCCACGGCTGCATCAACCTGGCCCCGGAAAACGCTGAATGGGTCTACAACACCATCAGTGTCGGCGACCCGGTCTCCGTGCACTGGTAACAGCACCCGCGTGGCACCGCCCGGCAAGTTATCGTCGGCGGTGCCACTGGCATCACTAAGATCACCCCGCAGCTCCCATTCATGACATGATCGAGCGAATGGGACAGCAAGTCTCTATCGCTGAGATTCGGTAGGAGCTGACGGATGACGACTACACCTCGCGCGGACATCGACTTCGATTCGAACGGCACCACGGTGCGGGGTTGGCTGTATCGGCCGTCCACCACCGGCCGAGCGGTGCCCATCGTGGTCATGGCGCACGGGCTCGGCGCTGTCAAGGAAATGCGGTTGGACGCTTTTGCCGAGCAATTCGCCGCAGCCGGGTTCGCCGCTCTGGTCTTCGACTACCGGCATTTCGGTGCCAGCGACGGCGAACCCCGACAGCTGTTGAGCATCGGCCGCCAGCTCGCCGACTGGTCGGCGGCGATCGACTACGCTGCCACCCTCGACGGCATCGATCCATCTCGAATCGCCTTGTTCGGAACATCTTTCAGCGGCGGCCACGTGCTACGGGTAGCGGCACAGGACAAGCGGGTCGCCGCGGTGGTGTCCCAGTGCCCGTTCACCGACGGCCCCTCGTCCGCGCCGACGGTCGGACTGCGACCGCTGCTCACCATCGGAGTACGCGCGGGCTTGGATCTCCTCGCGACGGCGTTGCGTAGGCCGCCGGTCACCGTGCCGCTCACCGCCGAGCCAGGACAGACGGCGCTGATGAACGCGCCTGACGCCAAGCCCGGCTACACCGCCCTCGCACCGGCGGACTTCACCCACCCGAACGAAGTCGCTGCCCGGATCGGGCTCACCCTCCCCCTCTACCGCCCCGGTCGCAGCCTCCAGAAGATCAAGGCCCCGGTATTCCTCGGCGTCTGCCTCGACGACAGCGTGGCCCCGGCCCGCCGCACCCTGCGCTACGCGGCGGCCGCCGGACCCAATGTCGAGGTGCACGAATATCCGGCAGGCCACTTCGACATCTACGTGTCCCCGGATTTCGACAAGGTGGTGGCCGACGAAACGGCCTTCCTCGTCCGGCATCTCGACCCGAGCCGGGCCTAGGCAGCCGCGATCAGCGCCTCGTCGCGGGAGAGCAGCGACGCGTAGCGACCGCCGAGTTCCATCAACTCGTCGTGCGATCCGCGTTCGATGATGCGGCCGTGGTCGAGCACCACGATCTGGTCGGCGTCGCGGATGGTGGACAGCCGGTGCGCGATGGTGATCGTGGTGCGGTCGACCGACAACGCGTCGATGGCCTGCTGCACCTGCTGCTCGGTGCGGGTATCGAGGGCGCTTGTCGCCTCGTCCAACACCAGGATCGGCGGATTGCGCAGGACAGCGCGGGCGACGGCGAGCCGTTGCTTCTCGCCGCCGGAGAACCGGTAGCCGCGTTCGCCGACGCGGGTGTCGTAGCCGTCGGGCAGGCTCATGATGTGCTCGTGGATCTGGGCCGCACGGGCCGCGTCGTGCAATTCCTGTTCTGTCGCATCAGGTTTCGCGAAACGCAGATTCTCGGCGACCGTCGCGTGGAACAGGTAGGTCTCCTGCGACACGACACCGACGGCAGCGGCGAGATCGGCAAAGGACAAGTCGCGCACGTCCTTTCCGTCGATCCTGATCGCACCGGAGCTCACGTCGTAGAGCCGCGCTGCCAAATACCCCAACGTAGTCTTGCCGGAACCGGTTTCGCCGACAATCGCCAGGCTCGACCCGGCGGGCACGGTGATGTCGATGTCGCTCAGCACATCTCGATTACCCGCGCCGTACGAGAAGCCGACATGGTCGAACCGCACCTCCCCCGCGACCGTGCCGAGCGCGACCGGCCGCGCGGGTTCTTCGATATCGGGCTTCAGGTCCAGGTACTCGAAGATTCTGCCGAACAACGCCATCGAGCTCTGCACCTCGACGCCGGTGGACAGCAGCTGCACCATCGGCCGCAGCAGCGTCGTCTGCAACGTGGTGAACGCGACCAGCGTGCCGATCGAAACCAGCGGCTGCCCGGTCGCGACGGTGAGGCCCGCGGCCCAGTAGATGACGGCAGGCATGGCCGACATGACGATCGTGATGGTCGATTGCCGCCACCGCCCCGCCATGCTCGAGCGGATCTCCAGATCGACCAGCCCGCGCGACTCCCGCGCGAAACCGTCGACCAGTGCGGGCGAGCGCCCCATCGTGCGGCCGAGCAGGATGCCGCTCACCGACAGCGACTCCTCCACGATCGCCGACATTCCGGCCATTTTCTCCTGCCGCTGCGCGGTGATCTTCCGGCGTTCGCTGCCGACGCGGCGGCTGATCCACACGAAGAAGGGCAGCATGATCAGCGACACGATGGTCAGCCGCCAGTCGAGCACGATCATGGCGGTTACCGCCGCTACCACCGTGGTGAAGTTCGAGACCAGCGACGTCGCGGTCGAGGTGACCGTCGACTGCATGCCGCCGATGTCGTTGGCGATGCGCGACTGCACCTCACCGGTGCGCGTTCTGGTGAAGAAGGACAACGGCATTCGCTGCAACTGCGCGTATACGGCGGACCGCAGATCGTGCATCACGTCCTGGCCGACCGTGGTGGAGATGTAGGTCTGCAGCACGCCGAACACGCTCGTCAGCGCGGCAACGGCGACCATACCCGCGGCGAGCAGAGTCAACAGGCCGGTGCGCCCGTGCGGGAGCGCGTCGTCGAGCACCGCACGCAGCAGGAACGGCGTGGCCAGTGCGACGACCGAGGACAGACCGACAAGGGCGGCCACAAGGGCCAGCCGGGCCCGATAGGGCCGGAAGAGCCGGACGATCCGGCGAAGCTGATGTGGGGGCTGCAAAGGCGCCTCCTTCCGAGGGAACTACGTCATGAAACTGAGCATGGCTCATAATTGTTCCCAAAACAATGAGTTATGCTCAGAATCATGGAGTCCGCCGAGACCGACCTGCCCGAATTGTTCCTGCGCGCGGCCAAACGGATCCGGCGCAACCAGGTCGCCCGGCTCGCCCCGCTCGGCCTCACCCCCGCCCAGGCACGGGCGCTGCGGATCGTCGGCCACCAGCAGGAACCGCTGCGGATGACCGCGCTGGCCGACCGTCTCGGCATCGTCCCGCGCTCGGCCACCACGGTCGTCGACGCCCTCGCGGGCGCGGGCCTGGTGACTCGCGCGCCCGATCCCGACAACCGGCGCGCCACCCTGGTGACGCCGACCGAAGCGGGGCGGGCCGCTCTAGCCCGCATGTCGGACGCGCGCCGCGAGGCCGCCGAGGAACTGTTCGCCACCTTATCCGCCGAGCAACGCGAAACGC from Nocardia iowensis includes these protein-coding regions:
- a CDS encoding TIGR03557 family F420-dependent LLM class oxidoreductase yields the protein MQIGYKLAAEAFGPKELMRQAVRAESAGFDFVEMSDHYHPWLDVQGHSPFAWTVLGAIAAQTERIGLATGVTCPTVRYHPAIIAQAAATLALVSDGRFTLGIGSGERLNEHVVAKEFPDVRIRQEMLREALEIIRLLWRGGYQSYDGRHLSLSDARVFDLPDQLPVIAVAASGPPSARIAAELGDGLFATEPKADIVDRYRAAGGAGPRYAEVPMAWAPDEQTAAKAVHETTRWALTGWKVMSELPNPVNFDAASRTVRIDDIFEQFACGPDPDRYIEVAQQFVDAGFDHLVMQNAGPDPDGFIDFFQQDLEPRIRQLTPRKTVNA
- a CDS encoding L,D-transpeptidase, with the protein product MRHVMRYLFFAILIVALGVFGAGAATSTLVGTPQTNSVESIGPANGAVVGVAHPVTIRFAAPVADRAAAEQTIDIKAAEPLNGTFAWTSDREAVWTPTGFLPANANITVGVGNTRTQFHTNVGVFGDANMSTHTFTLTVGGIPRTMPASMGKPGYETPSGNFPVLEKARSVVFDSRTIGIPLSSPEGYVINGEFAERLTWGGVFIHSAPWSVEDQGRANVSHGCINLAPENAEWVYNTISVGDPVSVHW
- a CDS encoding alpha/beta hydrolase — encoded protein: MTTTPRADIDFDSNGTTVRGWLYRPSTTGRAVPIVVMAHGLGAVKEMRLDAFAEQFAAAGFAALVFDYRHFGASDGEPRQLLSIGRQLADWSAAIDYAATLDGIDPSRIALFGTSFSGGHVLRVAAQDKRVAAVVSQCPFTDGPSSAPTVGLRPLLTIGVRAGLDLLATALRRPPVTVPLTAEPGQTALMNAPDAKPGYTALAPADFTHPNEVAARIGLTLPLYRPGRSLQKIKAPVFLGVCLDDSVAPARRTLRYAAAAGPNVEVHEYPAGHFDIYVSPDFDKVVADETAFLVRHLDPSRA
- a CDS encoding ABC transporter ATP-binding protein; protein product: MQPPHQLRRIVRLFRPYRARLALVAALVGLSSVVALATPFLLRAVLDDALPHGRTGLLTLLAAGMVAVAALTSVFGVLQTYISTTVGQDVMHDLRSAVYAQLQRMPLSFFTRTRTGEVQSRIANDIGGMQSTVTSTATSLVSNFTTVVAAVTAMIVLDWRLTIVSLIMLPFFVWISRRVGSERRKITAQRQEKMAGMSAIVEESLSVSGILLGRTMGRSPALVDGFARESRGLVDLEIRSSMAGRWRQSTITIVMSAMPAVIYWAAGLTVATGQPLVSIGTLVAFTTLQTTLLRPMVQLLSTGVEVQSSMALFGRIFEYLDLKPDIEEPARPVALGTVAGEVRFDHVGFSYGAGNRDVLSDIDITVPAGSSLAIVGETGSGKTTLGYLAARLYDVSSGAIRIDGKDVRDLSFADLAAAVGVVSQETYLFHATVAENLRFAKPDATEQELHDAARAAQIHEHIMSLPDGYDTRVGERGYRFSGGEKQRLAVARAVLRNPPILVLDEATSALDTRTEQQVQQAIDALSVDRTTITIAHRLSTIRDADQIVVLDHGRIIERGSHDELMELGGRYASLLSRDEALIAAA
- a CDS encoding MarR family winged helix-turn-helix transcriptional regulator, with product MESAETDLPELFLRAAKRIRRNQVARLAPLGLTPAQARALRIVGHQQEPLRMTALADRLGIVPRSATTVVDALAGAGLVTRAPDPDNRRATLVTPTEAGRAALARMSDARREAAEELFATLSAEQRETLRDLLATLDSAAC